The window CCCGGGAGCCCGGTTAGTGGGTTCAGGCCCCGCAGCGCCTGCGACCGCCGCAGGGCCACCTCCACGCGGGCCACGAGCTCCTGGGGGTCGAACGGCTTCACGATGTAGTCGTCCGCACCCGCGAGCAGGTGTCCGACCTTGTCGCCCACGAGCGACTTCGCGGTGAGCAGCACGATCGGGATGTAGGCGGTCCGGAAGTCGGCCCGGATATCCGCGAGCGCGTCCGTGCCCGACTTGTTCGGCATCATGATGTCCATCAGGATCAGGTCGGGCCGCCAGTCCACCGCCTTCTGCACGGCGATCAACCCGTCCTCCGCCTCCTGGACCTCGTACCCCTCGAGCTCGAGGTAGGTGCAGACGAGCCGCCTGATATCGGGGTCGTCGTCGGTGACCAGGATGCGCGACGGCGCAGGAGGGGACGCCCCAGGCTCGTTCATGGCCAACATATTCCCAGGTCTGGGGTCAGGTGGGCTGCGCGGCCGCGCCCGG of the Actinomycetota bacterium genome contains:
- a CDS encoding response regulator; its protein translation is MNEPGASPPAPSRILVTDDDPDIRRLVCTYLELEGYEVQEAEDGLIAVQKAVDWRPDLILMDIMMPNKSGTDALADIRADFRTAYIPIVLLTAKSLVGDKVGHLLAGADDYIVKPFDPQELVARVEVALRRSQALRGLNPLTGLPGNTVITEEIGRRLSDRQPFACLYVDLDNFKAFNDHYGFSRGDELIKVLAGVILASLQEHKGRIRFAGHVGGDDFVALSSPEAAESLAQEICDGFDERSRDLYDEADLERGYIEV